From Aptenodytes patagonicus chromosome 1, bAptPat1.pri.cur, whole genome shotgun sequence, one genomic window encodes:
- the CYTH4 gene encoding cytohesin-4 isoform X2 → MDFCPAGSTDLSEAEEAEIETIKQHRKELLEDIKGIQYLIEHRVLSSDLQEIAKFLHKGEGLNKTAIGDYLGGRDSTNIQILQAFVACHQFANLNLVQALRQFLWSFRLPGEAQKIDRMMEAFANWYCKCNPGVFQSTDTCYILSFSIIMLNTSLHNPNVKDKPPFERFVSINRGIDNGGDLPEELLKNLFESIKNEPFSIPEDDGNDLTHTFFNPNREGWLLKLGGRVKTWKRRWFILTDNCLYYFEYTTDKEPLGIIPLENLSVQKVDDPKKPNCFELFNPNCKGQKIKACKTDGDGKVVEGKHQSYKISAATPAERDEWIEAIRTSITQDPFYDLVSARKKKIASKN, encoded by the exons GGGATCCAGTACCTGATTGAGCACCGGGTATTGTCCTCAGACCTGCAGGAGATCGCCAAATTCCTCCACAAGGGTGAAGGCCTGAACAAGACAGCCATTGGGGATTACCTGGGTGGGAG GGACTCCACAAACATTCAGATCCTCCAAGCCTTTGTGGCATGTCACCAGTTTGCCAACCTCAACCTGGTGCAGGCACTGAG ACAGTTCCTATGGAGCTTCCGGCTGCCTGGGGAAGCACAGAAGATTGACCGGATGATGGAGGCCTTTGCCAACTGGTACTGCAAGTGTAACCCTGGAGTATTCCAGTCCACAG ATACCTGTTATATACTCTCCTTCTCTATCATCATGCTTAACACCAGCCTGCACAACCCCAATGTGAAAGACAAACCCCCCTTTGAAAGGTTTGTATCCATCAACAGAGGCATTGACAATGGAGGGGACCTGCCAGAAGAGCTCTTAAAG AATCTGTTTGAGAGCATAAAGAACGAGCCATTCTCCATACCAGAGGATGATGGGAACGACCTCACGCATACTTTCTTCAACCCTAACCGTGAGGGCTGGCTCCTGAAACTAG GAGGACGTGTGAAAACCTGGAAACGCCGTTGGTTCATTCTGACTGATAACTGCCTGTACTACTTTGAATATACCACG GACAAAGAGCCTCTGGGCATTATCCCGCTGGAGAACCTATCAGTCCAGAAGGTGGATGATCCCAAAAAGCCA AACTGCTTTGAGCTCTTCAATCCCAACTGCAAAGGGCAGAAGATCAAAGCCTGCAAAACAGATGGGGATGGGAAGGTGGTTGAAGGCAAGCATCAGTCCTACAAGATCTCAGCAGCCACACCAGCAGAACGTGATGAGTGGATTGAAGCAATCCG GACCAGCATCACACAGGATCCTTTCTATGATCTGGTCTCTGCCCGTAAGAAAAAGATTGCCAGCAAAAACTGA
- the CYTH4 gene encoding cytohesin-4 isoform X1, whose protein sequence is MDFCPAGSTDLSEAEEAEIETIKQHRKELLEDIKKLKEEIAEVFAEIECFQNAEERQEADNNPGEQTSKLSQRDKLLSLGRKKFNMDPAKGIQYLIEHRVLSSDLQEIAKFLHKGEGLNKTAIGDYLGGRDSTNIQILQAFVACHQFANLNLVQALRQFLWSFRLPGEAQKIDRMMEAFANWYCKCNPGVFQSTDTCYILSFSIIMLNTSLHNPNVKDKPPFERFVSINRGIDNGGDLPEELLKNLFESIKNEPFSIPEDDGNDLTHTFFNPNREGWLLKLGGRVKTWKRRWFILTDNCLYYFEYTTDKEPLGIIPLENLSVQKVDDPKKPNCFELFNPNCKGQKIKACKTDGDGKVVEGKHQSYKISAATPAERDEWIEAIRTSITQDPFYDLVSARKKKIASKN, encoded by the exons AAGCTGAAGGAAGAGATTGCTGAAGTGTTTGCAGAGATTGAGTGCTTCCAAAATgcagaggagaggcaagaggCAGACAATAATCCTGGGGAGCAGACCAG CAAACTATCGCAGAGGGATAAACTTCTGTCCCTGGGCCGGAAGAAATTCAACATGGACCCTGCAAAG GGGATCCAGTACCTGATTGAGCACCGGGTATTGTCCTCAGACCTGCAGGAGATCGCCAAATTCCTCCACAAGGGTGAAGGCCTGAACAAGACAGCCATTGGGGATTACCTGGGTGGGAG GGACTCCACAAACATTCAGATCCTCCAAGCCTTTGTGGCATGTCACCAGTTTGCCAACCTCAACCTGGTGCAGGCACTGAG ACAGTTCCTATGGAGCTTCCGGCTGCCTGGGGAAGCACAGAAGATTGACCGGATGATGGAGGCCTTTGCCAACTGGTACTGCAAGTGTAACCCTGGAGTATTCCAGTCCACAG ATACCTGTTATATACTCTCCTTCTCTATCATCATGCTTAACACCAGCCTGCACAACCCCAATGTGAAAGACAAACCCCCCTTTGAAAGGTTTGTATCCATCAACAGAGGCATTGACAATGGAGGGGACCTGCCAGAAGAGCTCTTAAAG AATCTGTTTGAGAGCATAAAGAACGAGCCATTCTCCATACCAGAGGATGATGGGAACGACCTCACGCATACTTTCTTCAACCCTAACCGTGAGGGCTGGCTCCTGAAACTAG GAGGACGTGTGAAAACCTGGAAACGCCGTTGGTTCATTCTGACTGATAACTGCCTGTACTACTTTGAATATACCACG GACAAAGAGCCTCTGGGCATTATCCCGCTGGAGAACCTATCAGTCCAGAAGGTGGATGATCCCAAAAAGCCA AACTGCTTTGAGCTCTTCAATCCCAACTGCAAAGGGCAGAAGATCAAAGCCTGCAAAACAGATGGGGATGGGAAGGTGGTTGAAGGCAAGCATCAGTCCTACAAGATCTCAGCAGCCACACCAGCAGAACGTGATGAGTGGATTGAAGCAATCCG GACCAGCATCACACAGGATCCTTTCTATGATCTGGTCTCTGCCCGTAAGAAAAAGATTGCCAGCAAAAACTGA